In Raphanus sativus cultivar WK10039 chromosome 5, ASM80110v3, whole genome shotgun sequence, the following proteins share a genomic window:
- the LOC108861546 gene encoding zinc finger CCCH domain-containing protein 38: MSVSGRKRVSKWDSKEEDLSGNDYSEQQHERFYPEGKGRNGSSKRSAPDVVDDEHLKSRQQQHPGEAWPPRSSRGGDAAAMMGYYDSRKSSSEQDESWDRPRTRRSGSRSNSRSRSRSPVQRVRRDAGGGGSYDSRHKTRSGREVDGRYNRAGGDHDWEPKNRKTRDTSYYKEEDSREQYPLRVGGRSDYSSEDNNNNNNSRRETQRRDVSEREYNRISNVPCRYFALGNCRNGTSCRFSHHGARTSPGRKPQDEMFGRHDNNHRWNERSDTGKSSEGAKGNNGNWIDDMEMSPDWNYGVKTLKKPLNGEKDSLAPSYEHGSAEEVMSQQVGDRRSIGMFPSVGEKTVASSHHGFSNNSAPPVQAFSQIQSALPYQNTPIAAGGSQVLPPPPAAATHLPENGNAVSREELNHISNISASLAQLFGNGQPITNLHSTLNPIQSMQLPQVYGQKEQSSHTQTDILSNNSIHTGVVPAVTALQINNSNSLVSVAENPKPSSEEKRDKRREEEAGKEPDGRKTEETDAEKVVEEEEDDEDDGAGDENKKKEKDPKGMRAFKFSLVEIVKELLKPAWKEGGMNKDAYKNIVKKVVDKVTGAIQTGSIPQTQEKIDHYLSASKPKLTKLVQAYISKVKKS; encoded by the exons ATGAGTGTCTCTGGGAGAAAACGTGTTTCCAAATGGGATTCCAAGGAAGAAGATCTTAGTGGAAACGATTACTCTGAGCAGCAACATGAACGCTTCTATCCAGAGGGTAAGGGTAGAAATGGGAGCAGCAAGAGATCTGCTCCCGATGTTGTTGATGACGAGCATCTGAAATCtagacaacaacaacatccaGGAGAAGCTTGGCCTCCCAGAAGCAGCAGAGGAGGTGATGCCGCCGCCATGATGGGTTACTATGATTCTAGAAAGTCTTCTTCTGAACAAGATGAAAGTTGGGACAGGCCTAGAACCCGTAG GAGTGGGAGTAGAAGTAACAGCAGGAGCCGGAGCCGAAGCCCAGTGCAGAGAGTAAGGCGAGatgcaggaggaggaggatcctATGACAGCAGACACAAGACAAGGTCAGGGAGAGAAGTTGATGGGAGATACAACAGAGCTGGTGGTGACCATGATTGGGAACCTAAAAATAGAAAGACAAGAGATACTAGTTACTATAAGGAAGAAGATTCCAGAGAACAATATCCCTTAAGGGTTGGTGGGAGGTCTGACTATAGCTCTGaggataataataataataataactcaaGAAGAGAAACGCAGAGAAGGGATGTTTCTGAGAGAGAATACAACAGGATCTCCAATGTTCCGTGCAGGTACTTTGCGTTAGGGAACTGTCGTAATGGCACAAGTTGCAGGTTTTCtcaccatggtgcgaggacaagtCCTGGGAGAAAGCCACAAGACGAGATGTTTGGTAGACATGACAATAATCATAGATGGAACGAAAGATCAGATACAGGGAAGTCCAGCGAGGGAGCTAAGGGTAATAATGGCAACTGGATTGACGATATGGAGATGTCTCCGGATTGGAACTATGGAGTTAAAACGTTAAAGAAACCTCTGAATGGAGAGAAAGATAGTTTAGCACCTTCTTATGAGCATGGTTCTGCAGAAGAAGTTATGTCTCAGCAAGTTGGAGATCGAAGAAGCATTGGTATGTTTCCAAGTGTAGGTGAAAAGACTGTAGCTTCTTCGCATCATGGTTTCAGCAATAACTCGGCTCCTCCCGTCCAAGCATTTAGTCAGATTCAGAGTGCATTGCCTTACCAAAACACACCAATAGCTGCGGGAGGAAGTCAAGTGCTGCCACCTCCTCCTGCTGCTGCTACACATCTCCCTGAGAATGGAAATGCTGTGAGCAGAGAAGAGCTCAATCATATTAGTAACATCTCAGCATCTCTAGCACAACTTTTTGGAAACGGGCAGCCAATTACAAACCTTCATTCTACTTTAAATCCCATACAGTCAATGCAGCTGCCTCAAGTATATGGACAAAAGGAACAATCTTCACATACTCAAACTGACATCCTTAGTAATAACTCCATTCATACCGGAGTAGTTCCAGCAGTTACTGCATTACAGATAAACAACAGCAACAGTTTGGTCTCGGTAGCTGAGAATCCAAAGCCTTCTTCAGAGGAAAAGAGGGAcaaaaggagagaagaagaagctggcaAAGAACCAGATGGGAGAAAGACTGAAGAGACTGATGCAGAGAAGGTagtggaggaagaagaagatgatgaagatgatgggGCAGGCGACgaaaacaagaagaaagaaaaggatCCAAAGGGAATGAGAGCGTTCAAGTTTTCTCTAGTGGAGATTGTTAAGGAGCTTCTAAAACCTGCTTGGAAAGAAGGTGGGATGAACAAAGATGCTTACAAAAACATAGTCAAGAAGGTAGTTGACAAAGTAACCGGTGCAATCCAAACCGGAAGCATTCCTCAAACACAGGAGAAGATCGACCATTATCTATCAGCTTCAAAACCAAAGCTTACCAAGCTTGTTCAG GCATATATCAGCAAAGTCAAGAAGAGCTAA